Proteins co-encoded in one Corylus avellana chromosome ca9, CavTom2PMs-1.0 genomic window:
- the LOC132191394 gene encoding uncharacterized protein LOC132191394, which translates to MPCLYISTNVSLDGVDTDPIFSEATKAVSTIIGRPEHYVMVILKGSLEISFAGSKEAAAYAEIVSMGGINSEVKKKLIATIGTILQSKLSIPRTRFFLKVYDTTAGRNYSKI; encoded by the exons ATGCCCTGTCTTTACATCTCCACCAACGTCAGCCTGGATGGAGTTGACACCGATCCCATCTTTTCTGAAGCAACCAAAGCCGTCTCCACCATCATCGGAAGACCAGAACAT TATGTGATGGTCATACTAAAAGGATCGCTGGAAATATCGTTTGCTGGGAGCAAAGAAGCAGCTGCATATGCTGAGATAGTATCCATGGGAGGCATTAATTCAGAAGTGAAGAAGAAGTTGATTGCTACCATCGGCACAATTCTGCAGAGCAAGCTTTCTATCCCCAGGACCCGATTTTTCCTCAAAGTCTATGATACAACTGCTGGGCGGaattattccaaaatttga